In one Mycobacteroides chelonae genomic region, the following are encoded:
- a CDS encoding GNAT family N-acetyltransferase: MPSAADDLTWRAATEDDIPLLFDLWRASGAIDHPTSLVMMDELVEEFDDDDFDPALDSVLAVDQSGRAVAFGSATVKSSNETVVWVTLDGTVHPDRRGEGIGASLLRWQEQRGLQHLVESDECLPGWLAGVAEEHAVWTIDLFHRNGYESVRWWHELERDLSQPIPDVTLPEGVRIETYGPEWSEATRDAHNEAFRDHWGSQPIARVDWESDHRLKAFRADLSFVVVARDAAGRDTVAAYLLSDVNEEEWEANGYSFGFIDLVGVRRDWRGRKLAQAVLTHAMRTYKNEGLERAVLDVDADSPTGAVGLYEGLGFSEVNRSISLVKQL; this comes from the coding sequence ATGCCAAGCGCCGCAGATGACTTGACGTGGCGGGCAGCAACCGAAGATGACATACCGCTGCTGTTCGACCTCTGGCGAGCCTCGGGAGCGATTGATCACCCCACGAGCCTGGTCATGATGGACGAACTCGTAGAAGAATTCGATGACGACGACTTCGATCCGGCACTCGACTCGGTCCTCGCTGTCGACCAATCGGGGCGAGCGGTCGCGTTCGGCTCGGCAACGGTGAAGTCCAGCAATGAAACTGTCGTATGGGTGACGTTGGATGGCACCGTTCATCCCGACCGGCGCGGCGAAGGAATCGGGGCTAGTCTGCTCCGTTGGCAGGAGCAGCGCGGGCTGCAGCATCTCGTGGAGTCGGATGAATGCTTGCCTGGTTGGCTCGCCGGAGTCGCGGAGGAACACGCTGTCTGGACGATCGATTTGTTCCACCGCAACGGATACGAATCGGTGAGGTGGTGGCATGAGCTTGAGCGCGATCTCAGTCAACCCATCCCTGACGTCACTCTTCCTGAGGGCGTGCGGATCGAGACCTATGGTCCCGAATGGTCTGAAGCAACCCGAGACGCCCACAACGAGGCGTTCCGTGATCATTGGGGCAGCCAGCCGATCGCCCGCGTGGACTGGGAATCGGACCACAGGCTGAAGGCGTTCCGCGCTGATCTCTCATTCGTCGTCGTCGCACGTGATGCCGCGGGACGGGATACCGTCGCCGCGTACCTGCTCAGTGACGTCAATGAGGAGGAGTGGGAGGCGAACGGTTACTCGTTCGGGTTCATCGACTTGGTGGGTGTCCGGCGCGACTGGCGTGGACGCAAACTCGCGCAGGCGGTGTTGACGCACGCCATGCGTACCTACAAAAACGAAGGGCTTGAGCGGGCCGTTCTTGACGTTGACGCGGATAGCCCCACCGGTGCCGTGGGGCTCTATGAGGGGCTGGGGTTCTCGGAGGTCAATCGCTCGATCAGTCTGGTGAAGCAGTTGTAA
- a CDS encoding DUF6188 family protein has product MSEAWIEGLPVQRIMFRDGLVISLGDYNEVVIAVPMWLTLPPAGRWPREIVCVDPKAILDEERPLFSISGATCTEARWNDKGDLHMEFSDDHAIDVPHHDFDTAWEIYGKYHGYVASLPRGKVRVVRHDVPEEAGA; this is encoded by the coding sequence ATGTCCGAAGCATGGATTGAGGGCTTGCCGGTCCAGCGGATCATGTTCCGTGACGGATTGGTAATCAGCCTGGGTGACTACAACGAGGTGGTTATCGCCGTGCCGATGTGGCTCACGCTTCCCCCTGCGGGGCGGTGGCCACGGGAAATTGTTTGTGTCGATCCGAAGGCGATCTTGGATGAGGAGCGTCCGCTCTTCAGCATCTCGGGTGCAACGTGCACCGAGGCCAGGTGGAACGACAAGGGCGATTTGCACATGGAGTTCTCCGATGACCACGCGATCGACGTGCCGCATCACGACTTTGACACGGCGTGGGAGATCTATGGCAAGTACCACGGGTATGTAGCCAGTCTTCCGCGCGGCAAGGTCCGCGTGGTGCGCCACGATGTGCCGGAGGAAGCCGGGGCCTAA
- a CDS encoding alpha/beta hydrolase family protein, giving the protein MTAELSEPIDQPRITPRAAPTERPQLPRSGDLTFRERAMVETSALTDVALRTVGALSVMGVVAPSLIVDREFVARERDNLAFYGELAAMGDADLSFPAPETTPVVFSRPAGPLAQALAKGNVENLDFESPYVARNPALRDYWQRFPHNSIARAQHWRHDDGPRPTLCVIHGFFGSPYLLNGVFFALPWFFRNGYDILLYTLPFHGRRAEKYSPFSGAGYFSHGFTGFSESMCQAVHDFRIFVNYLRGTGVERIGLTGLSLGGYTTGLISTVERRIDVTIPNVPVVDVKSLLHGWVPAEPTIKLAAKLGHLDQNQLDGALSYSSPLTYQPVVPKEQRLIITGLGDRLAPPEQAEMLWEHWDRCALHWFPGNHILHVNQGDYLRRMTGFLDRHLNI; this is encoded by the coding sequence ATGACAGCGGAGCTATCGGAACCCATAGATCAACCGCGGATCACCCCGCGAGCCGCGCCCACCGAGCGCCCGCAACTGCCCCGCAGCGGTGACCTGACCTTTCGTGAACGCGCGATGGTCGAAACCTCCGCGCTCACCGATGTCGCCCTGCGCACCGTTGGCGCCCTGTCTGTGATGGGAGTCGTGGCCCCGAGCCTCATCGTCGACAGGGAATTCGTGGCGCGTGAGCGCGACAACCTGGCCTTTTACGGCGAGCTTGCCGCGATGGGCGATGCGGACCTTTCCTTCCCGGCACCGGAGACCACACCCGTGGTGTTCTCACGGCCCGCAGGTCCGCTCGCACAGGCCCTGGCCAAGGGCAACGTCGAGAACCTGGACTTCGAAAGCCCTTACGTGGCGCGCAATCCGGCCCTGCGTGACTACTGGCAACGCTTCCCGCACAACAGCATCGCGCGCGCCCAGCACTGGCGCCACGACGACGGTCCACGCCCCACCCTGTGCGTGATTCACGGGTTCTTCGGATCGCCGTATCTGCTCAATGGGGTGTTCTTCGCGCTCCCCTGGTTTTTCCGCAACGGTTACGATATCTTGTTGTACACCTTGCCTTTTCACGGACGGCGCGCCGAGAAGTACTCACCGTTCAGCGGAGCCGGATACTTCAGCCACGGGTTCACCGGTTTTTCGGAGTCGATGTGTCAGGCCGTGCACGATTTCCGGATCTTCGTGAACTATCTGCGCGGCACCGGTGTGGAGAGGATTGGGCTGACCGGTTTGTCGCTGGGCGGCTACACCACCGGATTGATCTCCACCGTGGAGCGCCGAATCGATGTCACCATCCCCAATGTTCCCGTGGTCGACGTCAAATCGCTTCTGCACGGCTGGGTTCCGGCCGAACCGACGATCAAGCTGGCCGCCAAGCTGGGCCATCTCGATCAGAACCAGCTGGACGGCGCACTCTCCTATTCGTCGCCCCTCACCTACCAGCCGGTGGTGCCCAAGGAACAGCGCCTCATCATCACCGGCCTCGGTGATCGCCTAGCACCCCCGGAACAGGCCGAAATGCTGTGGGAACACTGGGATCGCTGTGCGCTGCACTGGTTCCCCGGAAATCACATACTGCACGTGAACCAGGGCGACTACCTACGCCGCATGACCGGATTCCTGGATCGGCATCTGAATATCTAA
- a CDS encoding class I SAM-dependent methyltransferase — MRTDRDNWDINTSVGSTALFVAASRALEATKPAPLAVDQYAEVFCRAAGGEWADLVAGGLPEHPLRSEEFGQYFVSFQGARTRYFDSYFARAIEAGVKQVVILAAGLDSRAYRLDWAPGTTIFELDQPLVHQFKREVLAEHGAESKASRQEISIDLREDWGKALQDKGFDPSAPSAWIVEGLLIYLPADAQERLFESIDQLAAPGSFVGIEQMTTYADVVFDMLVAGANESGDQANSDFFSLIYNEQRSEASTWFHCHGWDSVRTELLDYLNVSGRAVPEPSQPAWYMFNSISLVSAVKG; from the coding sequence ATGCGTACCGATCGTGATAATTGGGACATCAACACCAGCGTCGGTTCTACCGCGCTGTTCGTGGCGGCCAGCCGAGCGCTCGAGGCCACCAAACCCGCGCCGCTGGCGGTCGATCAGTACGCGGAGGTGTTCTGCCGTGCCGCAGGCGGCGAATGGGCCGATCTGGTCGCCGGCGGCTTGCCCGAACACCCTTTACGTTCAGAGGAATTCGGGCAGTACTTCGTAAGCTTTCAAGGCGCACGCACCCGCTACTTCGATAGTTATTTCGCCAGGGCGATCGAGGCCGGTGTCAAGCAGGTGGTGATCCTGGCCGCCGGACTCGACTCGCGCGCCTATCGACTCGACTGGGCGCCGGGTACCACGATCTTCGAATTGGACCAGCCCCTCGTGCACCAGTTCAAGCGTGAGGTGCTCGCTGAGCATGGCGCCGAGTCCAAGGCGTCTCGACAGGAGATCTCGATCGACCTGCGCGAGGATTGGGGTAAAGCACTCCAAGACAAGGGCTTCGATCCGTCGGCGCCGTCGGCCTGGATCGTCGAAGGACTGTTGATCTACCTGCCGGCCGACGCGCAGGAGCGACTTTTCGAGTCCATTGATCAGCTGGCCGCCCCGGGCAGCTTCGTGGGCATCGAGCAGATGACGACGTACGCCGACGTGGTGTTCGACATGCTGGTCGCCGGCGCCAACGAAAGCGGCGACCAGGCCAATTCGGACTTCTTCTCGCTGATCTATAACGAGCAGCGCAGCGAAGCCTCCACCTGGTTCCATTGCCACGGCTGGGATTCCGTGCGCACCGAGCTGCTGGACTACCTGAACGTCTCGGGGCGCGCCGTGCCCGAGCCGAGCCAGCCCGCGTGGTACATGTTCAACTCGATCAGCCTGGTATCGGCAGTGAAAGGTTAG
- a CDS encoding sugar transferase, protein MVAVNEGSSATTRLRGRIGSVRRPRRSPSAVGQTSAGHRAAQWGEQYGRWLLISDTAIVAGAGWTWVELRNATNPMTPVELWIRIGFFCYWALLLGVYRSRDLHLMGSGGEEYQRVLRATFHMFGLFAIVSVLFKFNVSRFALGMALIVGIVFLLLNRKISRTWLNRQRARGKQIFRVVVLGGDAAALNLAEAFGRDTALGYRVVGVCVPGYLGAPGQNIEVIDRVIPILGSEDRIVAAVLEAGADTVAVTATEQLGPEKMRELAWRLSEIGVNLLVAPGVFDVDQPRVRVRPAGSVPLIHLAEPQYEGASRLHKVLFDRVGALLLLIGFSPILLACALAVKLESRGPVFYSAERIGVRSKPFRMIKFRSMVANADQMVAALLAQNDGAGPLFKMREDPRVTVVGRFLRRTSLDELPQLINVLRGEMSLVGPRPPLRREVEEYTDVIKRRLLVKPGMTGLWQVSGRSDLPWDEAVRLDLSYVENWSMVSDVSILWRTFRAVARSDGAY, encoded by the coding sequence GTGGTCGCGGTGAACGAGGGCTCGTCTGCAACGACCCGGCTGAGAGGCCGGATCGGCAGCGTGCGGCGCCCTCGCCGATCCCCATCGGCAGTTGGTCAGACCTCCGCGGGGCACCGCGCAGCGCAGTGGGGCGAGCAGTACGGCCGGTGGCTGCTGATCTCCGACACCGCCATCGTCGCGGGTGCCGGCTGGACCTGGGTCGAACTGCGTAACGCGACCAACCCGATGACTCCCGTCGAGCTGTGGATCCGGATCGGCTTCTTCTGCTACTGGGCACTGCTGCTCGGTGTGTACCGCAGCAGGGACCTGCACCTCATGGGCAGCGGTGGCGAGGAGTACCAGCGGGTGCTGCGCGCGACATTCCACATGTTCGGTCTCTTCGCCATTGTCAGCGTGCTGTTCAAGTTCAATGTCTCGCGTTTCGCGCTGGGGATGGCGCTCATCGTCGGGATCGTGTTCCTGCTGCTTAACCGGAAGATCAGCCGGACCTGGCTCAACCGGCAGCGTGCGCGCGGTAAGCAGATCTTCAGGGTGGTGGTGCTCGGCGGGGATGCCGCGGCGCTCAACCTTGCCGAGGCCTTCGGGCGTGACACCGCGCTCGGATACCGCGTGGTGGGTGTGTGCGTCCCCGGATACCTGGGTGCGCCGGGCCAGAACATCGAGGTCATCGACCGGGTCATCCCGATCCTGGGTTCGGAGGACCGCATCGTCGCGGCAGTGCTGGAGGCCGGTGCGGACACGGTGGCGGTGACGGCTACTGAACAGCTTGGCCCGGAGAAGATGCGGGAGCTCGCCTGGCGTCTCAGCGAGATCGGCGTCAATCTGCTGGTAGCGCCGGGTGTGTTCGATGTCGATCAGCCGCGGGTCCGGGTGCGGCCCGCCGGGTCGGTGCCGCTGATCCATCTCGCCGAGCCGCAGTACGAGGGTGCGTCCCGGCTGCACAAGGTCCTCTTCGACCGGGTCGGCGCGCTCCTGCTCCTCATCGGATTCAGCCCGATCCTGCTGGCCTGCGCCCTTGCGGTGAAGCTGGAATCGCGCGGACCGGTGTTCTACTCAGCCGAACGCATCGGCGTGCGGTCCAAGCCCTTCCGCATGATCAAGTTCCGGTCCATGGTGGCGAACGCAGACCAGATGGTGGCGGCGCTGCTGGCACAAAATGACGGCGCCGGACCGCTTTTCAAGATGCGCGAAGATCCGCGGGTCACCGTGGTGGGCAGGTTCCTGCGCCGTACCAGCCTCGACGAACTGCCCCAGCTGATCAATGTGCTGCGCGGAGAGATGAGCCTGGTGGGCCCCCGGCCGCCGCTGCGGCGCGAGGTCGAGGAGTACACCGACGTCATCAAGCGCAGGCTGCTGGTCAAGCCCGGGATGACCGGCCTGTGGCAGGTTAGTGGGCGCTCCGACCTGCCATGGGATGAGGCAGTGCGGCTGGATCTGTCGTATGTCGAAAACTGGTCCATGGTGTCCGATGTGTCGATCCTGTGGCGCACATTCCGCGCGGTGGCGCGTAGCGACGGCGCCTACTAG
- a CDS encoding oxygenase MpaB family protein — MDESFVGDGGPGTRSRRGEPVPPAARLSPGWSWRRQPTMVDNMMGLALLAGPANIVMQLARPGVGYGVVDSKVESGRADLHPVKRARTTFTYLAVATMGSPEQKAAFRKATNRSHAQVRSAPGDAVQYNAFDPDLQKWVAICLYKGFVDVYEAFVGPMTPDMAERCLQEGAVMGTTLQMPLAMWPKSCAEFDAYWQQSLDQVHIDDHVRPYLYRIVSASIAVPRFMRRPVGAFSRLISTGFLPQRFRDEMRLPWSPARQRTFRSVVTLLGVANRLLPNALRRFPFNALMIDLNWRIRTGRDLV, encoded by the coding sequence ATGGATGAATCGTTCGTTGGTGACGGAGGTCCGGGTACCCGGAGTCGTCGCGGCGAGCCGGTGCCACCGGCTGCGCGTCTCTCGCCGGGATGGTCGTGGCGGCGTCAGCCCACCATGGTCGACAACATGATGGGGCTGGCCTTGCTGGCGGGCCCGGCCAACATCGTCATGCAGTTGGCGCGCCCCGGTGTGGGATACGGCGTCGTCGATAGCAAGGTTGAGAGCGGACGCGCCGATCTGCACCCCGTCAAGCGGGCGCGCACCACGTTCACCTACCTGGCGGTGGCCACCATGGGCAGCCCCGAGCAGAAGGCGGCATTTCGCAAGGCGACCAACCGATCGCATGCGCAGGTGCGTTCGGCCCCCGGGGACGCCGTGCAGTACAACGCCTTCGACCCGGACCTGCAGAAGTGGGTGGCGATCTGCCTCTACAAGGGATTCGTCGATGTGTACGAGGCTTTCGTGGGTCCGATGACGCCCGATATGGCCGAGCGGTGCCTGCAAGAAGGCGCCGTCATGGGAACCACACTGCAGATGCCGCTGGCGATGTGGCCGAAGTCGTGCGCGGAGTTCGACGCGTACTGGCAGCAGTCCCTGGATCAGGTTCATATCGACGATCACGTCCGGCCCTATCTGTACCGGATCGTGTCGGCGTCCATTGCGGTTCCGCGGTTCATGCGCAGGCCGGTAGGTGCCTTCTCGAGACTCATCTCGACGGGATTCTTACCGCAGCGGTTCCGGGATGAGATGAGGCTGCCGTGGAGCCCGGCACGCCAGCGAACCTTCCGGAGTGTCGTCACTCTCCTTGGCGTCGCCAACCGCCTGCTGCCCAACGCGCTGCGCCGCTTTCCCTTCAACGCTCTGATGATCGACCTCAACTGGAGAATTCGCACCGGTCGCGATCTGGTCTGA
- a CDS encoding TetR/AcrR family transcriptional regulator, whose translation MVTSSRVYGGVQAPDRQAERRNRLLEAGLDLLTSGPAPNVTVRGVCKQAGVVARYFYENFTDLDELTAQVYDGVIGEVATSTQKAVDAAPLRKKTAAGIANIVHVIAADPRIGHLLFGSNPANSVIAQRRSAAEQLFAALSGQHLNKTYQLPNDESMRAAAYFAVGGVGQTLAAWVSGQLTLSSDELIVILTRLLDPVRR comes from the coding sequence GTGGTGACGTCATCGCGGGTCTATGGAGGTGTCCAGGCCCCTGACCGCCAGGCCGAGCGCCGGAACCGGCTCCTGGAGGCAGGTCTTGACCTGCTGACCTCCGGCCCCGCGCCGAACGTGACGGTCCGCGGCGTGTGCAAGCAGGCCGGCGTGGTCGCCCGGTACTTCTATGAAAACTTCACCGACCTGGACGAGCTGACGGCACAGGTGTACGACGGCGTGATCGGCGAGGTCGCCACCTCCACCCAGAAGGCGGTGGACGCCGCACCGCTGCGCAAGAAGACCGCGGCGGGCATCGCCAACATCGTGCACGTCATCGCCGCCGACCCCCGGATCGGCCATCTGCTCTTCGGCAGCAATCCGGCCAATTCGGTGATCGCCCAACGCCGTAGCGCGGCAGAGCAGCTCTTCGCGGCGCTTTCCGGCCAGCACCTGAACAAGACTTATCAGCTACCGAACGATGAATCAATGCGCGCGGCAGCCTATTTCGCGGTCGGTGGCGTCGGCCAGACGCTCGCGGCCTGGGTGTCCGGGCAGCTGACGCTGAGTTCGGATGAGCTCATCGTCATCTTGACCCGGCTCCTCGACCCCGTCAGGCGGTAG
- a CDS encoding VOC family protein, with product MIKPNNPNSEFEFGGFNHVALVCSDMARTVDFYTNVLGMPLIKSLDLPMGQGQHFFFDAGGGDSLAFFWFKDAPDGVPGISAPPAIPGIGDIVSAVSSMNHISLHVPAEKFDEYRVKLKAKGVRVGPILNHDESEFQVSKELHPGVYVRSFYFLDPDGITLEFACWTKEFTAADVTVAPKTAAERTPREVATA from the coding sequence ATGATCAAACCGAACAACCCCAACTCCGAGTTCGAGTTCGGCGGGTTCAACCATGTGGCGCTTGTGTGTTCGGACATGGCGCGCACCGTGGACTTCTACACCAACGTGCTGGGCATGCCGCTCATCAAGTCGCTCGATCTGCCCATGGGGCAGGGGCAGCACTTCTTCTTCGACGCCGGGGGCGGCGACAGCCTGGCATTCTTCTGGTTCAAGGACGCGCCGGACGGCGTCCCGGGCATTTCGGCCCCGCCCGCCATTCCGGGAATCGGCGACATCGTGAGTGCTGTGAGCTCCATGAACCACATCTCGTTGCACGTACCCGCCGAGAAGTTCGACGAATACCGCGTCAAGCTCAAGGCCAAGGGCGTGCGGGTGGGGCCCATTCTCAACCATGACGAGAGTGAGTTCCAGGTATCGAAGGAGCTGCATCCGGGCGTGTACGTGCGGTCGTTCTACTTCCTCGATCCCGATGGAATCACCCTGGAATTTGCTTGCTGGACTAAGGAATTCACCGCAGCGGATGTAACGGTTGCGCCGAAGACGGCCGCTGAGCGCACCCCGCGGGAGGTCGCTACCGCCTGA
- a CDS encoding TetR/AcrR family transcriptional regulator translates to MVQPTVRGRQTQAAIDEAARTVIARKGILATTVADIATEAGRSTASFYNYYDSKEAMVAQWAMRFRTEAQERVSAVIGHGRSNKQRARDIATAHWLTWRHQLAEMISVSQLAMINAEFAEFWNQMCSEPIDFLTTTIKRAQRDGYSPGNDPHLMASAIVSMMNQFAYNQLSQGNAATVDDDACIDTLAGICYRAIYSKEVC, encoded by the coding sequence GTGGTCCAACCCACCGTGCGAGGCCGTCAAACCCAGGCCGCGATCGATGAGGCCGCCCGAACTGTCATAGCCCGCAAGGGAATACTCGCCACCACCGTTGCCGATATCGCCACCGAGGCGGGGCGGTCCACGGCGTCGTTCTACAACTACTACGACTCCAAAGAGGCGATGGTCGCGCAGTGGGCCATGCGATTTCGCACCGAGGCGCAGGAACGGGTATCTGCGGTCATCGGGCACGGGCGCTCCAACAAGCAGCGCGCGCGAGATATCGCCACCGCGCACTGGCTCACCTGGCGCCACCAGCTCGCCGAGATGATCAGCGTGTCTCAGCTGGCCATGATCAACGCAGAATTCGCCGAGTTCTGGAACCAGATGTGTTCCGAGCCCATCGATTTCCTGACCACCACCATCAAACGCGCACAGCGCGACGGATACAGCCCCGGCAATGATCCACACCTCATGGCCAGCGCCATCGTCTCGATGATGAACCAGTTCGCCTACAACCAGCTCAGCCAGGGCAATGCCGCCACTGTCGACGACGATGCCTGCATCGACACCCTGGCCGGAATCTGTTACCGCGCCATCTATTCCAAGGAGGTCTGCTGA
- a CDS encoding 2-hydroxyacid dehydrogenase produces the protein MDKQAVGVKVLAHFPGGPRVREQLAPHADWLDVRFCAEDDDDTFYAELPHAEVLWHVLRPLSADDVAKGAQLRLIHKFGAGVNTIALDAASAQGVAVANMPGANAPSVAEGALLLMLAALRQLPRLDRDIRAGRGWPTDQSLGDTVRDIGSCTVGLVGYGNIAKTLEQILLAMGASVLHTSTRDDGSASWRSLDALLTSSDIVSLHLPLTGASSGLLDAAALARMKPGSVLVDTSRGAVVDETALIDALRQGPLGAAGLDVFAQEPISPDNPLLTLPNVVLTPHVTWFTADTMTRYLEHAIDNCRRIHEGLPLADRVR, from the coding sequence GTGGACAAGCAAGCGGTGGGAGTGAAGGTCCTCGCCCACTTTCCGGGCGGCCCACGCGTCCGCGAACAGCTTGCACCACACGCCGATTGGCTTGACGTGCGCTTCTGCGCCGAAGACGATGACGACACCTTCTACGCCGAGCTACCGCACGCCGAGGTGCTGTGGCATGTGCTTCGTCCGCTCTCTGCCGATGACGTCGCGAAGGGCGCACAGCTGCGGCTGATCCACAAGTTCGGCGCGGGAGTGAACACCATCGCGCTGGACGCCGCATCCGCGCAGGGGGTGGCCGTCGCCAACATGCCGGGCGCGAACGCGCCCTCGGTCGCCGAGGGCGCGCTGTTGCTCATGCTCGCGGCACTGCGGCAGCTGCCACGACTGGACCGGGACATCCGCGCTGGTCGCGGGTGGCCCACCGATCAGTCCCTGGGCGACACTGTGCGCGATATCGGCTCTTGCACAGTCGGATTGGTGGGATACGGCAACATCGCCAAGACTCTGGAACAGATCCTGCTGGCGATGGGCGCCAGTGTCTTGCACACCAGCACCCGCGACGACGGGTCCGCGAGCTGGCGCAGCCTGGATGCCCTGTTGACCAGCAGCGATATCGTGTCGCTGCATCTCCCGCTGACCGGCGCCAGCTCTGGTCTCCTCGACGCCGCGGCCCTGGCCCGGATGAAACCCGGATCGGTCCTGGTGGACACCTCACGCGGAGCAGTCGTCGACGAGACGGCACTGATCGACGCGCTGCGACAAGGCCCCCTCGGGGCTGCAGGACTGGATGTCTTTGCACAGGAACCGATCTCGCCGGACAACCCTTTGCTGACCCTGCCTAATGTGGTGCTCACACCACACGTCACATGGTTCACCGCGGACACCATGACGCGCTATCTGGAGCACGCGATAGACAACTGCCGGCGTATACATGAGGGACTGCCGCTAGCTGACCGCGTGCGCTAG
- a CDS encoding SDR family oxidoreductase, which yields MGTAVQLAGKVVAITGGARGIGRAIATAFAAEGAKVAIGDIDKKLCENTAAEIGNGTIGLPLDVTDYGSFEAFLDTIAATVGPVDVIVNNAGIMPITPFGEESLESIQRQLDINVRGVMWGSQLAIARMKPRGGGVIVNIASAAGKMGVPGLATYCATKWAVVGLCESLTLELKDDNISVVCVMPGVVNTELVAGLEEHWLLGIVQPEDIAAGVLKAVRKGKFPVMVPKKLGPLLRTTAMLPRALYGPAARSLGMDHFMLDAHGTSARAAYENRASHSEPSAD from the coding sequence ATGGGAACAGCTGTACAGCTCGCGGGCAAGGTCGTCGCCATCACCGGCGGAGCACGCGGAATCGGCCGGGCCATCGCCACGGCGTTCGCCGCCGAAGGCGCGAAGGTGGCGATCGGCGATATCGATAAGAAGCTGTGTGAGAACACCGCGGCTGAGATCGGTAACGGCACCATCGGCCTGCCACTCGACGTCACCGACTACGGCAGCTTCGAGGCCTTCTTAGACACCATCGCGGCCACCGTGGGACCCGTCGACGTGATCGTGAACAACGCGGGCATCATGCCGATCACACCGTTCGGGGAAGAGTCGCTGGAATCCATCCAGCGTCAGCTGGATATCAACGTGCGCGGCGTCATGTGGGGCAGCCAGCTCGCCATAGCGCGGATGAAGCCGCGCGGCGGCGGCGTGATCGTCAACATCGCGTCGGCGGCGGGCAAGATGGGCGTGCCCGGGCTCGCCACGTACTGCGCGACGAAATGGGCCGTGGTCGGTCTCTGTGAGTCGCTGACTCTCGAACTCAAGGACGACAACATCTCCGTTGTCTGCGTGATGCCCGGCGTCGTCAACACCGAGCTGGTGGCCGGTCTCGAAGAACACTGGTTACTGGGAATCGTTCAGCCCGAAGATATTGCCGCCGGTGTGCTCAAGGCCGTACGAAAAGGCAAGTTCCCCGTCATGGTGCCCAAGAAACTCGGCCCGCTGCTGCGGACAACGGCCATGCTGCCCCGGGCGCTGTACGGTCCCGCGGCGCGATCGCTGGGTATGGACCACTTCATGCTCGACGCCCATGGCACCTCGGCGCGTGCCGCATACGAGAACCGCGCCAGCCACAGCGAGCCCAGCGCCGACTAG